The Planktothrix tepida PCC 9214 genome has a segment encoding these proteins:
- a CDS encoding calcium-binding protein, producing MITAFTGNENVYAGEGNDTVDALSGNDWIEGGGGDDLLRGSYGNDTLQGQEGNDTLLAGIDDPDVPQDLEGRDWLSGGTGDDFLSGNENNDTLTAGEGNDIGYGGQNDDLIFGDHGNDTLYGDEGNDTVIGSPTDDVVNADEEQDVLYGYTEDDLLQGGVGNDTVYAGPGNDFVFGGQGDDLLRGELGTDTIYGDQGNDTIFADNLSIGIDTDALSNTGDGADVVWGGAGNDWISGNRNNDTLMGGEGDDTGYGGEQDDMLYGDVGNDLLYGDQGTDILCGGDGDDTLYGGLGQNNTVHDSSAKDQLSGGAGNDLLSANEGENKLCGGDGNDTLYSGQQNDTLSGGSGDDWLFGDLGDDLISGGSGSDRFVMSAETGFDQIINFQVGEDILVLANGLTFNQLTLTQDGTSTLIRVGDKSLARLAGVSVDLITPNSFELLS from the coding sequence TTGATTACAGCCTTTACAGGAAATGAAAATGTCTATGCTGGTGAAGGAAATGATACCGTTGATGCTTTATCCGGTAATGATTGGATTGAAGGAGGCGGGGGTGATGATTTACTTCGGGGTAGCTATGGCAATGATACCCTTCAGGGTCAAGAGGGGAATGATACTCTCTTAGCTGGAATTGATGATCCTGATGTTCCCCAAGACTTGGAAGGACGGGATTGGCTCAGTGGGGGTACTGGAGATGATTTTCTATCGGGTAACGAAAACAACGATACGCTGACGGCAGGAGAAGGCAACGATATCGGATATGGGGGTCAAAATGATGACCTAATTTTTGGAGATCACGGCAACGATACTCTCTATGGTGATGAGGGGAATGATACTGTGATTGGCAGTCCCACTGATGATGTTGTTAACGCAGACGAGGAACAGGATGTCCTCTATGGCTACACAGAGGACGATTTACTCCAAGGCGGTGTTGGCAACGATACGGTTTATGCTGGCCCTGGCAATGATTTTGTGTTTGGCGGTCAAGGTGACGATCTCCTCCGGGGTGAGTTGGGTACGGATACGATCTATGGAGATCAGGGTAATGACACCATCTTTGCCGATAATCTCAGTATTGGTATTGACACCGATGCTCTCAGTAACACTGGAGATGGGGCTGATGTAGTTTGGGGAGGAGCCGGAAATGATTGGATTTCTGGCAACCGCAACAACGACACCCTCATGGGCGGTGAGGGCGATGATACAGGATATGGCGGTGAGCAGGATGATATGCTCTATGGAGATGTTGGAAATGATCTCCTGTACGGTGATCAAGGTACGGATATTCTCTGCGGTGGTGATGGAGATGATACCCTCTATGGCGGTCTGGGCCAGAATAATACCGTTCATGATAGTTCAGCTAAAGATCAATTAAGTGGTGGTGCGGGTAACGATCTACTGTCGGCCAATGAGGGAGAGAATAAACTTTGTGGTGGCGATGGCAATGACACCCTCTACAGTGGACAACAAAATGATACCTTGAGTGGGGGGTCAGGGGATGATTGGTTGTTTGGGGATCTCGGTGATGATTTAATCAGTGGCGGCAGTGGTAGTGATCGCTTTGTTATGTCTGCTGAAACTGGGTTTGACCAAATTATTAATTTCCAAGTCGGAGAAGATATTTTAGTCTTGGCTAACGGTTTAACGTTTAATCAATTAACCCTCACCCAAGATGGAACTTCTACCTTAATTCGGGTAGGGGATAAATCCTTAGCCCGTCTTGCGGGTGTATCGGTAGATTTAATTACTCCGAATAGCTTTGAACTCTTAAGTTAA
- the rpsU gene encoding 30S ribosomal protein S21, which produces MTQVILGENEQLESALRRFKREVSKAGILADVRKKRHFETPPEKRKRKAIANQRQRRAFRKKRMF; this is translated from the coding sequence ATGACCCAAGTTATTCTGGGTGAAAATGAACAGCTAGAGTCAGCCTTAAGACGTTTTAAGCGTGAAGTTTCTAAGGCTGGCATTTTGGCGGACGTTAGAAAAAAACGTCACTTTGAAACCCCTCCAGAAAAGCGTAAGCGTAAAGCCATCGCTAACCAACGTCAAAGACGTGCTTTCCGCAAAAAACGGATGTTCTAG
- a CDS encoding GAF domain-containing protein — MMNQALTLQTIAEQVQELLQAETVVVMLAESSGEQVYFAAAVGKYAADVVGKRANAATSGLPGIVFKGSCPVLVENTKGDPRVRQDTAQAWGIKSALAIPLFFQGQLWGALMALNRLDAESFTEQDQQKLVNYGATISDYLPLSQHSESTS, encoded by the coding sequence ATGATGAATCAAGCTCTAACATTACAAACCATTGCTGAACAAGTTCAAGAATTACTGCAAGCTGAAACGGTTGTTGTTATGCTGGCAGAATCTTCTGGTGAGCAAGTTTACTTTGCGGCAGCCGTAGGAAAATATGCAGCAGATGTTGTGGGAAAACGAGCAAATGCAGCGACATCCGGTTTACCGGGAATAGTGTTTAAAGGTTCATGTCCTGTTTTAGTCGAAAATACCAAGGGAGATCCTCGAGTTCGCCAAGATACTGCACAAGCCTGGGGAATTAAAAGCGCTTTAGCAATACCTTTATTTTTCCAAGGTCAACTTTGGGGTGCTTTAATGGCTTTGAATCGTTTAGACGCTGAAAGCTTTACTGAACAAGATCAGCAAAAGTTAGTCAATTATGGAGCGACGATTTCCGATTACCTTCCCCTCTCTCAACATTCAGAATCCACAAGTTAG
- a CDS encoding YihY/virulence factor BrkB family protein gives MASFFRFWRHLKWVKWQPCSVHTHLVKLIADSADCVADLLIALFPILIKGLKRIHRRMMRFCCFFLYLNRRTFKQLIQASLEQRLPGFAAEMAYHATLALFPAVLALLIAISSFQLVQTELYQMAILLSQIVPEEVQDLIGNGIDQLSLTPSSSLLSFSFLVSLWIFSGVIGAAMDALNHIHRVKKDHLRPFWKNKLIALALALGTLLLLILASALVLISDLIVEGMARQSCMLETVGNCALEDLAICMIKPPVQSCLLESTLLETWKQFRWPITLGIVSTNYAFIYRYAPSYREPGTPLMPGAILAAVFWAFVSNLFRWYVYHFGNFNITYGTIGGFVVLLLWLQISSLIMLIGAQLNVIVGDAMNTNS, from the coding sequence CGTCGCTGATCTATTAATTGCCTTGTTTCCTATCCTAATCAAAGGACTCAAAAGGATTCATCGGCGAATGATGCGTTTTTGCTGTTTTTTTCTGTATTTGAATCGCAGAACCTTCAAACAGCTAATTCAAGCCAGCCTAGAACAACGATTACCAGGTTTTGCGGCGGAAATGGCTTATCATGCTACCCTCGCTTTATTTCCAGCCGTATTAGCTTTATTAATTGCTATTAGTTCATTTCAATTAGTACAAACTGAACTCTATCAAATGGCAATCTTACTGAGTCAGATTGTCCCGGAAGAGGTACAGGATTTAATTGGAAATGGCATTGATCAATTATCCCTCACGCCTAGTTCTAGTTTACTCTCGTTTAGTTTTCTGGTTTCTTTGTGGATTTTTTCAGGTGTTATTGGTGCAGCGATGGACGCATTAAATCATATTCATCGCGTTAAAAAGGATCATCTTCGACCTTTTTGGAAAAATAAATTAATTGCCTTAGCTTTAGCATTAGGGACTCTATTATTATTAATTTTGGCATCAGCATTAGTCTTAATTAGTGACTTGATTGTTGAAGGAATGGCTCGGCAAAGTTGTATGCTTGAGACGGTTGGTAATTGTGCTTTAGAGGATTTAGCAATTTGTATGATCAAACCTCCAGTACAAAGTTGTTTATTAGAATCAACTTTATTAGAAACCTGGAAACAATTTCGCTGGCCGATAACGTTAGGAATTGTTTCCACAAACTATGCGTTTATTTATCGTTATGCACCCAGTTACCGAGAACCCGGAACTCCGTTGATGCCGGGAGCGATTTTAGCGGCTGTATTTTGGGCATTTGTGTCTAATTTATTTCGCTGGTATGTTTACCATTTTGGTAATTTTAATATTACCTATGGCACAATTGGCGGTTTCGTTGTCTTATTACTTTGGCTGCAAATCAGTTCATTGATTATGTTGATTGGTGCTCAACTTAATGTTATTGTGGGAGATGCCATGAACACTAACTCCTAA